The nucleotide window tttgccaaacaacatgtaaagaagccgcccagttctggaacagcatgaaactaagatcaacctgtaccagaatgatgggaggaagaaagtatggagaaggcttggaacggctcatgatccaaagccaccacatcctctgtaaaacatggtgggggcagtgtgatggcatggtggggacagtgtgatggcatggtggaggcagtgtgatggcatggtgggggcagtgtgatggcatggtaagggcagtgtgatggcatggtggaagcagtgtgatggcatggtgggggcagtgggatggcatggtggaggcagtgtgatgacatggtggaggcagtgtgatggcatgtggaggcagtgtgatggcatggtgggggcagtgtgatggcatggtgggggcagtgtgatgacatggtggacgcagtgtgatggcatgggcatgcatggctgcctggcactgggtcactagtgtttattgatgatgtgactgaagacagaagcagccggattaattctgaagtgttcagggatttactttctgctcagattcaaccaaatgcagcaaggctgattggacgttgcttcatagtacagatggacaatgacccaaaacatactgcgaaagcaatctaggagtttataaggcaaagaagtggaatattctgcaatggccaagtcaatctccaGATCCTAACCCGATtgagcatttcacttgcttaagacaaaacttaaggcagaaagacccacaaacaagcaacaactgaagaccgtgGCAGTAAAGACTGGGCAAagtatcacaaaggaggaaatccAGAGTGTGGTGATgtgcatgggttccagacttcaggccgccATTGCCTGCACAGGATTCTCTTGTGAGAgagcagtcttgtactttgtctgacgAACtaacaagggggcgtgtctctgctacggacagtgtaagagctagggagcgcttacactgtccgtagcagtgacacgcccccttgccagttcggcagacaatacaagactgatctctcacaagagctgaagagatgagagcgcgcgctACTTTCCACAGGTATGTCCGTAAcactgacacgcccccttgcctgttcggatgaagagactgcaatcgcacactctctcatgctgtggcactatccatatctgattggacagtgtcacagccatagtaacacgcccccttgacagtacacgccccgttgactgttcagggagttatttaaatatcgggtgctaaATATAACGGTACTGATATCTAAATAGCGGTGGGAGGTAGaacaaaaatgtaaagtgccctagggtttgtgcagccctccccattacatgctgaactcagctgcacatgtatggggaggtgaaaggttctctttaaatgctACACTAATATCTTAGTTTCACTGAATATTGATATGAAATTGCTTTCTGATGAGCATAGTGTATTTTTGGTGTTGTACAAGCAGTATACAACAACTTTTATGGTAAgaaatctaaattttattttaaTCAGACCACGAGACCTTTATATATTTGCCTTCCACATATAGTGTCCTTCTTGAATAAAGACTGTGCACTGTCTCTAGGCATGGATTTACGGTTGTGccaattttttcccattttttaaaGGAACTCTAAACTTAGAAATTAATGAGACAAGTAAACAGGAGATACACTTGCTCACATTGTTTatcagtctgcaggattttctaCATGTTCCAAAAATAAACAGTCTTTTAGAAATCCTAAAAAGAATACAGGGGTTTATTTTCTACTGATCTATTGCATTTTCAGCTGATGAATGACCGATGAAGTGGAACGTAGCAAATTTGGCAGAGGTTAACAATCTGTGTGTCCTAATGCAGACAGGGCAGATGGTGAGGCTCCTTCTGCAGCCAGTTATCCTACAGTCGGACACGGGATTGTGAGAAGGGGGTAAATGGCTAATCTCCTGGTACATACAGAgaagaattatatatatatttctcagtaTTATTTGCAATATGACACAAAATATGATCAAAGGAAAGGAGGAATTGCCTGGatattttttcagattttctgtGCATTTTGTATGTTTAGTGTTCCTGTAATGATTGGCTTGACTGTAATTTTAAGGGACATTCAGCAACCTGAACATTTTCTTGTATTTATTTCCTCACTTGAACTTTTTCATAACATAGTAATGGCTGCAGGCAACcagaataattttattttttttcgtttgaCCCTATCATGGTATGAAGAGAAATCGAGGATTTGGATCAGCACAATTTGGActtaaaaatatacaatatatgtagttttacatttttacatgctATACAACATATTTtccacttttttgggggggggggtgctggatCCAATTCTGAGTTTTGCACTGTGGTCCTGTTATTTCTGTGTTGCCTAAGATTGTAGCAGACAAGGATGGATTTCGCACAAGGCACAAGAGTCTCATGCCTAGGAGTAGCCCTAAATGACAGAGAACATATTTTTTAGGGTCAGGGTTGGATAGGTCGATCAGAAGGAGTATATGTAGCTGATAGAAGAATGCTTGGATTTAATGCACTTTAGGTAAGATACACGCGGAGTGCCTTTCGGTAAGGTATACGCGGAGTGCTGACTGGACTTTCCAAATATTTCAGGTACAGTATGGTGCTTCTTCAATGTTATAAATTAATTTCAAGTTTATTTGCATAAGGGGTGTGATTTGAGTGTGACTTTATTAATTCGAGGAGCCTAAGGTACTAGGCATGTTGTGCCTTTTTCCTACTGTCATGTATACATAGCACGGTTTTATCTTATGTAATTTTTTAACTATAGTAAATTATTAATATATTCTACTACAGGTATTATAAATGGCTGTAAATATGAAGCAGAATCAATCAATCATCACATATTTTATCATAAAAGGAATAtcagatgttcctgagctccaggCTCCTATTTTCACTCTTGTATTACTCATTTATATCATTGTTTTTGTCGGGAATATGAGTCTTCTTCTCCTGGTTTGCCTGGACTCCCATCTCCACACTCCTATGTATTTCTTCCTTGCCAACTTGTCCATAGTGGACATGACGTCTTCCACTGTCACCCTACACAAGATTCTTCTAACGTTCATCACTGGAGATAACAGGGTGCTCTACCTGGCCTGTATGGTACAATTATACATGTTTGGATCCTTATCAGGCCATGGACTTTTTATATTGACAGCCATGAGCTATGATCGATATGTAGCTATTTGTAGGCCCCTGAATTATACAATTATTATGAACTTTAAGATATGTGTTCTCTTGGCCTCATTTTGTTGCATATTTGGTTTTATACAATTCATCCCTTTTGTTTGGATTGTGTCCAAGATCTCTTGTTTTTCCACAAATGAAATTGACCACTTTATCTGTGACCTTGTCCCCTTCATGGAGATTGCctgcagtgacatcacaatattgAAAAGACTGGCTGATATACAAGGACTGATTGTATATATCATTATTCCATTTATTTTCACTTTAATTTCTTATATCTTCATAATTACCACCATACTGAAGATACGTTCCAGGATTGGTAGAAGAAAAGCCTTCTATACTTGTTCCTCACACCTCACAGTCATAACATTACTCTACACAACGCTGACCTTTCAATATTTAGTACCAAGTAATAGTTTAGGCTCCAAAAAGATCTGTTCTTTGTTTAACACAGCTATTGTCCCCATGCTCAACCCACTTATATACAGTTTAAAGAATAAAGACGTCAAAACAGCTTTTAGAAGGAGGATCGGGAAGTTTAAAACAGACAAATTCTGCTGTATAATCACGTGCAACGTCatcgaaatgaaggaaaaaaatttTACTTGCTGTATGTGAACACACCTTAATGTTGAAAATTGttgagaaaaaatataaattatgtGACTTCTTAGTTATCCAGTCAAATTCAAGTATGTAAAGTTAGACAATGGATCGCTGTGAGAGACGAGCAGAGGGGATAGGGGACCGTGATGACAATTGATGAGTTAGATATACACTGCAAGACATAGGAAGAAAGCAGAGTGAGACTACATTAGACAATGCTTAAAAAGAAACAGAAACTTTTGAGAAAGGGGCATTGCCCATACAAATGCCTCTGTTATACTCAAGCGCACAAGTTGGGCATATAGCCATGTACGTCCATTATTCTCATATGGATCAGCAGCATTTGAAAAAGTCTTTACCAGCTCTGTCAGGGGAAGCTAGTGTCAAAGgtttttttaatatctttataaaATGTGAACCTAAAATTGCTTAATATTTATTACTATGGACAGTTGTAACTGCAGCTTACAGAGGAGAATGGGTATTCTATTTTAAAACTTATAGCATATGACCCAATCACCTTgtattcagctgttacaaaggctgaCATGACAAAACTTGATGACGTTTGTATTCTCTTTTGGCCAAAGATACATACTAAGATGGGCTTGGACCATTCTGTATTTTACCATGTGTGGAAAGTATATGTGCAAGTATGAGGTTAACACCTACTTTCATTtctttataaataaagatgcatctgCCCCCAGGGCAGAGATTGTTTTGAACACTGACGCTgcatgtcatggtctctctccggccggcctctctcagacatACAATGAGAGAGTATTAATTAATTTGGAACTCGTAGACAATTGCAGATAATAGCCAATGTTGATAATGGAcaaagtaaattctgcagcgacatttcCTGGGGGCTCTTGTCCCGGATCCCAACACAGATCGAAGTAGACAATCAAAGGTGGATGACAGCTAAGAAAACAACGAGGAACTGCAGACAATACCGGTGAGTaagacttcattcacatctggCCAGGCTTCCGTTCCAACGTTCGACTACGtttttgattccgtcaaaacgacggaactcttgcacaacgaagacaagcggaaaccattgacaccggatccatcactattgaaatcaatggtgatggaaaaggaaacctctggtttccgtttgtgtcagtcagggtcccgttctgatggaaagccctGGCGcaggtgtgaaagaagcctatgaaatgttattcttactgtgcacttccctcttgttttagctgccatccaagtattgtctcttttgactaaTTGGGAACTATGAACACCACTTGTCTATGAGTTTTTGTACGTGTTTTAGGAATAGGTGTGTGAGTGGAAATGAATCTGTGAATTAATCTGTGAGATGCTGAGATAAGGGAGTGTTTGTTTTCTGACCCCAAGACATATAGAAACGTAACCAAATACAGAGATAACACTAAAtggcctgtccgaagtgttcctTCCAGCCCCTGGGTTCAGACTGTATTAGGATCAGattgcaaattgatccttgcagaagtgacgtgtacccaagtgattgttaggacttctgcgcatccagactgtgacccataggaggcgcacctggccggaagtaagagtatgtatgtgggctaatccttGGACGTCCAAcctgaatgagttgctgattattaagtaacatctctgtaactagaaagtttatagAATATCCAAGGGCCCCTAGGACTGTTAGACATAAATGAATCATACCCATCcctttaaatacaacataaagtagGTTAACGTACACTACACCGAGGGACTTGCAATAATTGTGATCTTGTTTATAATAGTTGTTATTTTGCTGCTGTTTAGGAGACAGGGTCAGAGACGTGGTTACCCAATTGACAGACTAAATGTAGATAGAAGGGTTTTAGAAGGCCCGAATTTAGTAGAGTGCATAGGGTAACACCCCATTGACAGACTAATGAAGGCTGAAGGGTTAAGTGAGCTAAGGATTTAGCAGAGTACATAGTGAACCCCCATTGACAGACTAAAAATTTAGCAGAGTGCAGGGGGAAATCTGGATCTTAGTGTGCCAAATGTAAAGTGTTGGCCAGCTAAGATATAGGGCATGCCACCCAAGGTTTAGGGTGgaggaaaaataatgaaaaacttcaaatacatatttaaatttaatattatgcACATTACAAAATGAGGATTATAGTTggttaaatgaaaaataaaaagaataggaGTTTATATACAGTCATTcaagttatatacttgttttaacAAAGGTACACACAAAAGATATGCATGTGTGAAATTAGATTCTAAATCTGAAAGTGTCTGGGAATAGCTGGTATTGTGAGTGACTTGCGGGTGTGCGGAACTATTTTTAAGGGAAGTGGTTTATTTGAAATCACCACATCAGAAGTGATATGACAGTGTTAAATTTTAGTTTatgattatttgatattaaaaAGTTTCCATTGGCATATGATGAAACatctagtgcacaatatgtttcatcatttgtgttAATGAATTCGTTTATATAATATTCATAGATATTAATTAAGGAAACAAATATTTTGCAAAACTCTATTTATTATTTCTAACAGTATCCATTCTTTTTAATGATGGTATATACAttgtatatgcacacacatacacaaaaacatATTAGGAATATATTTGACGAAATGAAAATAAGATTACAGCATTCACAAGAGCTTGTTGGAAAGTTTCTGGTATCAGATTCCTGTCCAGTAAATCTTATAGGTGCTGACATCCTTGTAGCAAATCAGGCTGTCATCCAATATAAGCCTGAGGTACAAATTGAAGTTATTTCTGCAGCGACACTAGTGATGGCTCTGTATATTTGATGAAATAACAGGGAAGAATCATAGCTCCCCGAATAAATGAGGTTTCTTCTTTTATTGATCAGTCCATAGGAATCTGGCACTCAGTGGCATCAGGGGGTAATGGACTCCACATTCAGTCCCAGTGGAGCTTCCCCTGCTACCATTCGGCAAAAGCTGCTGAACCATCAGCTGTAATTTCAGCATTATATCTCTTCCTAGACCAACATGTCTCTATTTACTCATATTCTGCTTTTCGGGCTGAAAGAGTCTTTATAAACAGTGATGGCTCCTAATTCAAAGTGCTGAATTACACGTTACCAATGTGTCCCAAATCTCTGCTGAATCCATCGCACGACAGATACCACCAGTGCCCAATGGATccaattgacttataatgggttctATCGTGTACCATTGTGGTTTAGAAAAGCGAAGGATAGCGCTGCCGAGACTGCCGATGGAGGCTCTGAAGGGTAGTTTGAGCAGAGCCTTagcgtccttttacaccggccaaaatgggccgtaaaaacgagcgccgatcaatgaaacactcgttgattggcgct belongs to Rhinoderma darwinii isolate aRhiDar2 chromosome 8, aRhiDar2.hap1, whole genome shotgun sequence and includes:
- the LOC142660036 gene encoding olfactory receptor 5B12-like produces the protein MAVNMKQNQSIITYFIIKGISDVPELQAPIFTLVLLIYIIVFVGNMSLLLLVCLDSHLHTPMYFFLANLSIVDMTSSTVTLHKILLTFITGDNRVLYLACMVQLYMFGSLSGHGLFILTAMSYDRYVAICRPLNYTIIMNFKICVLLASFCCIFGFIQFIPFVWIVSKISCFSTNEIDHFICDLVPFMEIACSDITILKRLADIQGLIVYIIIPFIFTLISYIFIITTILKIRSRIGRRKAFYTCSSHLTVITLLYTTLTFQYLVPSNSLGSKKICSLFNTAIVPMLNPLIYSLKNKDVKTAFRRRIGKFKTDKFCCIITCNVIEMKEKNFTCCM